One window from the genome of Dyadobacter sp. CECT 9275 encodes:
- a CDS encoding carboxylesterase family protein — MKNFVLTILMACVVHYFAVGQSTYIFSEGLAAGSFHQYGREAIYKDELALMLYKGKMVSPQAGAVIKKDPKGNDIRWNAVKADTSGRFRGDAFSNGYIYITYDCKKERTALLNVTGNDMVFVNGTPRGGDIYRYGWMNLPVRLKKGKNEFYIRVARFGRFGGIAAKLVFPEKPVYLSTDDLTAPNAVPGLRNDSLWLGLVVVNTSTKPLTGLSLKSVINGNSVSTAVPSIPALSTRKVGVLVNGEKAVTPGKSTVSLVLIQNNKNVDTKSVELETVGADKQYSRTFVSEIDGSIQYYAVSPQLNPQPGVAPALFFSVHGAEVQAISQARAYKPKDWGVLVAPTNRRPRGFNWEDWGRLDALEVLDIAKKEFNPDPRRIYLTGHSMGGHGTWFLGATYPDKWAAIAPSAGYPTLSSYGSHDGMIPNGAGSPIETILLRASNPSNVIALSQNYKAVGVYIAHGDADKTVSVEYARQMKKLLSGFHTDFSYYEYPGGGHWYGDISVDWPPIFNFFSWHSIAKDTATAHIDFTTANPGVSGKMRWATIQQQLVPLKYSRMILDLDKSKNIISGNTENVALLSLNLNAFPKGAAVKIVLDSLSEMEYSVKDTNETIFLAKTDRWALASEPVATQKNPNRSGTLKEPFRNRMVLVYATQGTQEENIWAFEKARYDAETWYYRGNGSVDIVSDKDFDPASFKDRGIVLYGNASGNTAWNKLLAKCPVKVLKGKIVAGQNEFSGDDLAAYFVWPRDDSKTASVAVISGTGMLGMQIANANQYFSGGSGFPDLMIFSADMLQEGFKGVKMAGFFGNDWSLEKGEFVINK; from the coding sequence ATGAAGAATTTTGTTCTTACAATTCTGATGGCCTGTGTGGTTCATTATTTTGCGGTCGGGCAATCCACTTATATCTTTTCGGAAGGGCTTGCGGCCGGCTCTTTCCATCAGTATGGGAGGGAGGCAATCTACAAAGATGAGCTTGCTTTGATGTTATACAAGGGAAAAATGGTTTCCCCGCAGGCCGGAGCCGTTATCAAAAAGGACCCAAAGGGAAACGATATCAGATGGAATGCCGTGAAGGCAGATACCTCCGGACGTTTCAGGGGTGACGCTTTTTCTAACGGTTATATTTATATCACTTATGACTGTAAAAAGGAACGAACCGCTCTGCTGAATGTAACAGGCAATGATATGGTTTTTGTTAACGGTACGCCACGTGGAGGAGATATTTACCGGTATGGATGGATGAACTTGCCGGTTCGTTTGAAAAAGGGCAAAAACGAATTTTATATACGTGTGGCACGTTTTGGACGATTTGGTGGGATAGCTGCAAAACTTGTGTTCCCCGAAAAGCCTGTATATCTGAGTACGGATGATCTCACTGCTCCTAATGCAGTACCAGGTTTGAGAAATGATTCGCTGTGGCTTGGTTTGGTAGTCGTGAATACTTCTACAAAACCGCTGACAGGTCTTAGTCTCAAGTCTGTAATAAACGGAAATTCAGTAAGTACTGCTGTTCCATCTATCCCCGCGTTAAGTACAAGAAAAGTTGGTGTGCTGGTCAATGGTGAAAAGGCAGTCACTCCGGGAAAATCTACCGTTTCTCTGGTGCTAATCCAGAATAATAAAAATGTTGATACAAAATCCGTGGAGCTGGAAACAGTTGGTGCGGATAAGCAATACAGCAGAACTTTTGTGAGCGAAATTGACGGAAGCATACAGTATTATGCCGTTTCGCCGCAGCTCAACCCGCAACCGGGAGTTGCTCCTGCTTTGTTTTTCTCGGTTCATGGTGCGGAAGTACAAGCTATCAGCCAGGCTCGTGCCTATAAGCCTAAAGATTGGGGTGTACTGGTAGCGCCTACTAACCGCCGTCCACGTGGTTTTAACTGGGAAGATTGGGGAAGACTGGATGCGCTGGAAGTGTTGGATATTGCTAAAAAAGAATTTAATCCTGACCCACGCCGTATTTATCTTACCGGCCACTCTATGGGCGGTCACGGAACCTGGTTTCTCGGTGCAACTTATCCTGATAAATGGGCTGCCATTGCACCTTCTGCCGGTTATCCAACACTGTCGTCCTATGGTTCGCATGACGGTATGATTCCTAATGGCGCAGGCTCACCGATAGAGACAATACTGTTGCGGGCAAGTAACCCAAGTAATGTAATAGCGTTGTCACAAAACTATAAGGCGGTGGGTGTATATATCGCGCATGGAGACGCGGATAAGACGGTTTCGGTAGAATATGCCCGGCAAATGAAAAAGCTGCTGTCTGGTTTTCATACCGATTTTAGCTATTACGAATATCCTGGAGGCGGACACTGGTATGGTGATATCAGCGTGGACTGGCCTCCAATCTTCAACTTTTTCAGCTGGCACAGTATTGCAAAAGACACGGCAACGGCTCATATCGATTTCACGACGGCAAATCCTGGTGTTTCGGGAAAAATGCGGTGGGCTACTATTCAGCAGCAGTTGGTCCCGCTCAAATACAGTCGCATGATTTTGGATCTTGATAAATCAAAGAACATCATCTCAGGTAATACTGAAAATGTGGCCTTGCTGTCTTTAAATCTGAATGCTTTTCCCAAAGGGGCCGCCGTAAAGATCGTTTTGGACAGTTTATCGGAAATGGAATATTCGGTAAAAGATACCAACGAGACTATTTTCCTGGCTAAAACCGACCGCTGGGCTCTCGCATCGGAGCCGGTTGCAACCCAGAAAAACCCCAACCGCAGTGGTACGCTAAAAGAACCTTTCCGTAACCGGATGGTACTTGTTTATGCTACCCAAGGTACCCAGGAGGAGAATATCTGGGCTTTTGAGAAAGCGCGTTACGATGCAGAAACGTGGTATTACAGGGGAAATGGTTCTGTTGATATTGTTTCGGATAAAGATTTTGACCCTGCTTCTTTTAAGGACAGAGGTATTGTGTTATATGGAAATGCTTCGGGTAATACAGCCTGGAATAAGTTATTGGCAAAATGTCCGGTTAAGGTTTTGAAAGGAAAGATTGTTGCCGGACAGAATGAATTTTCCGGAGATGACCTGGCGGCTTACTTTGTGTGGCCTCGAGACGACAGTAAAACGGCGTCTGTTGCCGTTATCAGCGGGACCGGTATGCTGGGCATGCAGATTGCCAATGCCAATCAGTATTTTAGTGGGGGAAGTGGATTTCCGGATCTGATGATATTTTCGGCGGATATGCTTCAGGAAGGTTTTAAAGGAGTCAAAATGGCCGGGTTTTTCGGGAACGACTGGTCACTGGAAAAAGGTGAATTTGTAATCAATAAATGA
- a CDS encoding ligand-binding sensor domain-containing protein, translating to MFYTHSCLLARALMQITFLSILSFMILIATPARSQSSYLFRHIGVEDGLSQGSVNHMYQDSRGFMWLGTQDGVNRFDGKNIITYLSGATGESTHIQGIAEDNQGNLWAGSREGLFKYNRKTNRFIRPAIKIPTGTNACIENGSVYAFNYRKQIYLLSDKGLYTIVDNEARLITPELRYNNLLNNNFLAESPEGDLWFIHVSGGLIRYSVSAGKVYHYFSNDKNNLFGNPRKFKCIAFDRIGFLWLGGPDGLTRFDYEQKRKDDFKGNYNFTRHNPVAIIEDRYAKLWLATEGNGILIFDRIRMKFSQQIQHRDDVPNSLKYDEVGNLFIDQNNDVFANIGTQGLDIISPVSNAFKFYSYGKNPMDNLGDYSVRGLAEDAQGDIWIGTELGGINRLTPSKGSIKHYTSADGLPGNTIRHILYDRQNNIWVGTSSGIALFMPVQNTFRAIPLPVSCEVLTLLQITDNLVLITTSAGLMALDTKTKSVVSFSNRQIASGYASYQDTLTEQIYVAERYQGVSIFGLRGIHLVLKSRVLKDFHVLQFYQEPGTPFLWMCTDRGLVKWNMEKKEIEKNYRIRDGLHHEYLYALLPDAKGDFWLSTNRGLTRFEPVNERFELVIEIPLREYNSRAALVTRKGMLYFGSTTGLDQISPDQLTSENQEIGISLTELSVDTKGPKDTDTYIGEVSSLELPYEQNTISLKFTATDYRNRGLNRFRYFLKNYDTDTIYAGTMDQVRYANLPAGIYTFNVQASDLGGNWISPVKKLNIHILPPFWLTWWFILLILTLLAILVWGGIRYLLHSRLLNQKTNADKKISMEKERSRIARDMNDSLGSELFGLKLLGQVALSRPNRTDSDTYLQKIVDTSRNISEKISEVIWLTDASQDTLESLWTYIQKNAAMLLKPANIPYWFQTLNGHSSDLVSGERRHEILDFHKLLFMKMIAASSQAYVLELRTYRTNLLIIIKNPGPDILDCDLSASLSKLNGSVSQHESAAILEIPFAD from the coding sequence ATGTTTTACACACATTCCTGCCTCCTGGCAAGGGCACTTATGCAAATAACCTTCCTCTCCATATTGTCATTTATGATTCTGATCGCAACACCTGCGAGAAGCCAAAGTTCCTATTTGTTCAGGCATATCGGAGTAGAAGATGGTTTGTCCCAGGGATCGGTAAACCATATGTATCAGGATTCAAGAGGATTCATGTGGCTGGGGACGCAGGATGGTGTGAATCGTTTCGACGGAAAAAATATTATTACTTATCTGTCTGGTGCCACGGGCGAGTCTACCCATATCCAGGGAATTGCCGAAGACAACCAGGGAAATCTCTGGGCCGGTTCGCGCGAGGGCCTGTTTAAGTACAACAGGAAAACCAACAGGTTTATACGACCGGCTATTAAAATCCCGACTGGCACCAACGCATGTATTGAGAACGGATCAGTATATGCATTCAATTACCGAAAACAGATATACCTGCTGTCTGACAAAGGGTTATACACCATCGTGGATAATGAAGCACGGCTGATTACTCCGGAGCTCCGATACAATAATTTACTTAACAATAACTTCCTGGCCGAATCTCCGGAAGGGGACCTTTGGTTCATCCATGTTTCAGGAGGGCTCATCCGCTATTCGGTATCAGCCGGAAAGGTTTATCATTACTTTAGTAATGATAAAAATAATCTGTTCGGAAATCCCCGGAAATTTAAGTGCATCGCATTTGACCGCATCGGTTTCTTATGGCTTGGCGGCCCCGATGGCCTGACCAGATTTGACTATGAGCAAAAACGGAAAGATGATTTTAAAGGTAATTACAATTTCACCCGGCATAACCCGGTCGCGATTATCGAAGACCGTTATGCAAAGTTATGGCTCGCAACAGAAGGAAATGGTATCCTCATTTTTGATCGCATCAGAATGAAGTTCAGCCAGCAGATTCAACACCGGGACGATGTCCCTAACAGCCTTAAGTATGATGAGGTCGGGAATCTGTTCATAGACCAGAACAATGACGTTTTTGCGAATATCGGTACCCAGGGATTGGACATAATCTCGCCAGTTTCCAACGCGTTCAAATTTTATAGTTATGGCAAAAACCCGATGGATAATCTGGGTGATTACTCCGTTAGAGGGCTTGCAGAGGATGCGCAGGGAGACATCTGGATTGGAACGGAATTGGGAGGAATTAACCGGCTGACTCCTTCCAAAGGCTCCATTAAACATTATACCAGTGCTGATGGCCTGCCAGGCAATACCATCCGGCACATTCTGTACGACCGGCAAAACAATATCTGGGTCGGTACTTCCTCCGGTATTGCTCTTTTTATGCCGGTGCAGAATACCTTTCGGGCCATTCCGCTGCCTGTCAGTTGCGAAGTTCTGACGCTACTGCAAATTACGGATAACCTTGTTTTAATTACCACCAGCGCAGGCTTAATGGCGCTTGATACTAAAACAAAGTCGGTTGTTAGCTTCTCCAACCGGCAAATAGCGAGCGGTTATGCGAGTTATCAAGATACCCTGACGGAACAGATATATGTTGCAGAAAGATACCAGGGTGTCAGCATTTTCGGGCTTCGAGGCATTCATCTGGTTTTGAAAAGCCGGGTTTTAAAAGATTTCCATGTTTTACAGTTCTATCAGGAACCGGGTACCCCATTCCTCTGGATGTGTACCGACAGAGGCCTGGTAAAATGGAACATGGAGAAAAAGGAAATTGAAAAGAACTACCGGATCCGCGATGGTCTTCACCACGAATACTTATACGCGCTGCTGCCAGACGCCAAAGGGGACTTCTGGTTGAGTACCAACCGGGGCCTTACCCGCTTTGAGCCTGTGAACGAGAGATTTGAACTGGTAATAGAAATACCTCTGCGCGAGTATAATTCACGTGCTGCCCTGGTTACACGCAAGGGTATGCTCTATTTTGGCAGTACCACTGGCCTGGATCAGATTTCACCCGACCAGTTGACCAGCGAAAATCAGGAAATCGGGATCAGTTTAACCGAACTCTCCGTTGATACCAAAGGTCCGAAAGATACGGATACATACATAGGGGAAGTTTCATCTCTGGAATTGCCCTACGAGCAAAATACTATATCTCTGAAATTTACTGCTACCGACTACCGAAACCGGGGATTAAACCGTTTTCGGTATTTTCTGAAAAATTATGACACGGATACAATCTATGCCGGCACAATGGATCAGGTAAGATATGCCAATTTGCCGGCGGGGATCTATACATTCAATGTCCAGGCATCGGATCTGGGAGGTAACTGGATTTCGCCGGTTAAAAAGCTGAATATTCATATTTTACCTCCATTCTGGCTAACATGGTGGTTCATACTTTTAATTCTCACCTTGCTGGCTATACTGGTTTGGGGCGGCATCCGCTACCTTCTTCATTCCCGGCTCCTTAACCAAAAAACCAACGCCGACAAAAAGATTTCCATGGAGAAGGAAAGGTCACGTATTGCCAGGGATATGAACGACAGCCTTGGTTCCGAGCTTTTCGGGCTTAAATTATTGGGACAGGTAGCGCTGTCTAGGCCAAACCGGACGGACTCAGACACCTACCTGCAGAAGATCGTTGACACTTCCAGGAATATTTCCGAAAAGATCAGTGAGGTCATCTGGCTTACTGATGCAAGCCAGGATACGCTGGAAAGCTTATGGACTTACATACAAAAAAATGCGGCCATGCTGCTCAAACCGGCCAACATTCCCTACTGGTTTCAGACCCTGAACGGCCATTCGTCAGATCTTGTGTCAGGAGAAAGAAGACATGAAATACTTGATTTTCACAAGCTGCTCTTTATGAAAATGATTGCGGCCAGCAGCCAGGCGTATGTACTGGAGCTCAGGACATACCGGACAAATCTGTTAATCATCATTAAAAATCCCGGCCCCGACATACTGGACTGTGATTTATCTGCCTCGCTGAGTAAGCTGAACGGCAGCGTCAGTCAGCATGAAAGCGCCGCCATTCTGGAAATTCCGTTTGCGGATTAG
- a CDS encoding response regulator gives MNLSKARIALVDDHQIVLDSLSLLLSSFEHIEIAGTFTNGGDAVTFLQNNEVDLMVTDLRMPVMNGVELCVEARKIVPDIKVLMLTMVEDARQIKAAVKIGVNGYVLKMADADELLLAIRTILDGRKYFSDEVVVELAVGKDETVTTKPGTFAKLTLRELEILRLVGKELSTNEIAELLCISVATVETHRRNLMQKVGAKSVVGLVLFAVRNELLD, from the coding sequence ATGAATTTAAGCAAAGCACGAATAGCATTAGTTGATGACCATCAGATCGTGCTGGACAGCCTGTCATTACTGCTGTCATCATTTGAGCATATTGAAATTGCCGGTACTTTTACCAATGGCGGTGACGCCGTTACCTTTCTGCAGAACAACGAGGTGGATCTGATGGTTACTGACCTGCGGATGCCGGTAATGAACGGGGTGGAGTTGTGTGTAGAAGCCAGAAAAATTGTTCCGGATATCAAAGTGCTGATGCTGACCATGGTAGAAGATGCCAGGCAGATCAAAGCGGCGGTGAAAATTGGCGTGAATGGTTATGTTCTTAAAATGGCAGATGCAGACGAACTGCTGCTGGCTATCAGGACTATACTGGATGGAAGAAAGTATTTTAGTGACGAAGTGGTGGTAGAACTGGCGGTGGGTAAGGACGAGACGGTCACCACTAAGCCCGGTACCTTTGCCAAACTTACTTTGAGGGAGCTGGAAATCCTCCGACTGGTTGGGAAAGAGCTCTCTACCAATGAAATAGCAGAGTTGCTATGTATCAGTGTGGCTACTGTGGAAACGCACAGGAGGAATCTCATGCAGAAGGTAGGCGCAAAAAGTGTAGTCGGATTGGTGCTGTTTGCCGTCAGAAATGAGCTCCTGGACTAA
- a CDS encoding VanZ family protein, whose protein sequence is MLPTILRFFTQSPIASWFWTFLILLACTWPGKDIPAAPVVGFDKLVHAGLFIVWINLWLLQSKGNANRLIVIGMGYGLALEFYQQLLPFDRTFDWWDAVADAVGVLTGYLFFKFIMSPYLQRLY, encoded by the coding sequence ATGCTCCCGACAATCCTTCGTTTCTTCACACAGTCCCCAATCGCATCCTGGTTCTGGACATTCCTGATTTTACTGGCCTGTACCTGGCCCGGAAAAGATATTCCTGCCGCACCTGTAGTTGGTTTTGACAAACTGGTACATGCCGGATTATTTATAGTGTGGATTAATTTATGGCTTTTACAAAGCAAAGGAAATGCCAACAGGCTCATCGTTATCGGGATGGGCTATGGCCTGGCTTTGGAATTTTACCAACAGCTCCTGCCTTTTGACCGCACCTTCGACTGGTGGGACGCCGTGGCAGACGCTGTTGGTGTACTTACAGGTTATCTCTTTTTTAAATTTATCATGAGCCCCTATCTCCAGCGCTTATACTGA